From the genome of Gallus gallus isolate bGalGal1 chromosome 4, bGalGal1.mat.broiler.GRCg7b, whole genome shotgun sequence:
TTAGATATTGGAATACCTGAACCTCCATACTGTGTTTACTTTAGCCCAtaacaaaaactaaaaaaaaaaaaaatgtgggaatGTTCATGATGTGGAGAGTCCATGACTCTAAACAATGTTCCTAGGCCAACCATTAATCAACTTGCTAACAAGCTTCCcccaaaaagcatttttcacatGCTGCAGGCTGACAAACAACACTCAGTGCAAACAGTCCTACCTACTACTCTACCAGTCCCAAAGCTAACAACTACACCTGCGTGCAGGTCTGCACAATCCAGTTTCTTGGCAATGCTCTGACTTCCAGTCACAAGCATATATGTTCATATAGGTTGGGCTTCTGGTTTTCAAGAAgtgtgctgctttcagcaggcATTTATCTTCTTACTAAGTCATATACTTTCTCAGTATGATTTTGTGGCTTCCTTATACACACTCAGCCAGCTGCTGACTTAAAAGTTTATCCAGGATAATCCAACCTCTACCTTCAATTTTAACAGCCAACACTAGAGTTCATAATAGTCAACATTGATGATAACCCTTAACAACAGCCATAATTAATTGCTAAAGGATCGTAAAGTAAACCAAGATAAATTTCAGCGTAGTCATAGATTCTATTATTGCTAAATGGAAGGTTTATACAAACCAATGTATTACAGACTGAGAGATTCTCAAGTCACTCTAGAAATGAAGAGGACAGATTTTGTACTAATGCCACTTCTTTACCTGGAGTAGCTGAACTCTGCTGCAAATCAACTATTTAGAAACATTCATCTGGATCTGCAAGAATGGCCTGAAGGAAGGACTGGGTTCAGGTGACAGCCTCCTACGGGTTACATCATTTTACAACACGCCCTGGGGTCCAAACGTGCCTCATGAAAAAGCTGGGTTCTAACCTGATGCATGACAGCATCAAGGATTCTAACATCAAGTGTGGACACTGAAGTACTGACTTGTCAATTGTTGCCACAacagttctttttccttcacctCCACTCCCACAttcctcctccaaaaaaaatattagcgcaaaaaacaaaataatataaatatttgagGGAGAAACACAATGGTCAAGCTGTGAGAAGTGAGACTTGAGAAACATACGCCTTTCTTTTCATGGCATGCATGAAAAGGAGTCATACACCAGGAATTGGATCCACAGAGACAGTAGTTCAACGGGAAATAAATCTTCTACGCTGTCAGACAACTCAGGCTAGCATTGTGCGTACCATATAcgtatgaaaacaaaatctctgcttttcttctgacaacttaaaacattaaatatcTTAAATGGATCTCTTTCAACGCCGAGTTGTATTTACAGTTATCCACAAAAACGTGCAAAGTAAAATCGGacatcaaaataaatttaaaagtcCAATAAATTGAacttgacattaaaaaaaaaaaaaagacagcagagaTTCCAAGTCCATTTTATATACGCTTTAAAGGTTGTTCCAACAAAACTTCTGGGAATTTAACAAATCCAGGCCGTGCTGCACTTCAATTACTAGCTGTCTTTGTTGCAGAATTCACAATGGATTCCACCAGTGAGGTCTTTCACAACTTTTTCTTTGACCAGTTTTTGCAGTAATTTTGTTTCACCTGTCACATTGTGCATCGTTTGTCTGTTCATGGCAGCCATGCAGAGGTTGTTGTAATAGTGCAAAGGTGTGCTGGGCTGGTTGAGGTCGTATCCAAATCCTGCTATGCTTACTTCATCACATAGATGTGTGGCCAGAACGACTGCCATGACCCCAATTGTGGGTACGttctaagaaggagaaaaaagaagtctgttGAATTCACATGTCTTCAGATATTCTCTTCTGGCAGTTTTACAGCACTTCAGAGTATTTAATGGATTCGCCTACTTCCTCgcttaaaaattaaatcagtCAAAAATTAAATCAATCACTTAAAACTAAATTTCAGTTCAAGGATCTAAACTAAAAATTCAGGGCCAATATTAATACAACTTGAGTATTTGCCCTTCACAAGAATTTTGGCCTTCGACACtacattttttcctgtgaacTGAGGGCAAGATGCCCTATTACTATGTTTTTTGACTGCAAGTGAACTCTTGTTCCAAATACTCAAACAACTCCTGACATGTAGTCAGACTTGGCATTCCTTCATAGACGCTTGCTTCAGCCTTGGACAAGAAGCACTCTAACAGTATTCATAGAAACGTACTTCTCACTGAACATCTGTTGAAGAAGGTGAGTACACCAAACCATTCATAGTCTGCTTGTATCCTAACATATTACattatttgtttaaagaaatactttgaGATCTGAAGATCCTTCAGAACATCTCTGCAATGCATTGGCAATAACTGCTTCCAAGCAACATAAAAAGGCAATGGTTATTCAGTACTTCTTATAGCTCAAGAGAACTGCTGACACAATTtgacaaataattaaaatttaacaaaaatgcagtgtttaatTAAATCAGGTGATTCATCACTCCATACCATTGCTAAAGCTAAGGCTACTAAGGGAGAACACACCCATCAGCTGCTACTGAGCACCAAGGCACACACACAGTGGGAAGAATCTGCCAGTGGGAAGTCTGCTTTATAACTGTCCTGTTTCCAtagtctttcttcttttcccataGCTTGAGACATACTTGTCCATAGCTGACCTCTGGCTCAACTTATCAGGGCTGCTCTTAACACACTCCTGAGTCAGGTGTATGCTTTGAATATTTAACACTAGTCACAATGATGCGTGAGTGAACACACTGCACTGGAATGAATTTATGTCCTactgtttctgaaagctttgTACAACAGGACATCTCCTCTCATCACAGGCAGAACACTTTATCTTAAAAAAAGTGAACTGAAATGATCATTTGATTTaacacaaatgaagaaaatagaagtCTTCTGAGAGAGAGctcattttcctgtttcttcataCCAGCACTGGCATTACATAAAACAACCCTGAAAGAAGAACCATTCTTCCGTTTCTTATTTTAGTCTTTTATACAGTTTCTTCCTCCTAAAATGAAACTTCTTACCTTATCCCAACCCCAGAATATTGATCGAGGTTTGGGGAACTCTAGGATGTCCAAGGCTGTCTCTTTAACGATGACTGGATTGAGAATCCGAAATTGTTTTGATGTAAAAGGAATTTTCTTGGCAACTTCCTTCCAAAAGAAAAGTCGTATCCACAGAGACtaagataaagaaataaataaatagttagCTCAACAGAACCTCTGGCACTATGAAGCATATCAGATGAGAGCTACAGAAGTCGTCACCCATAAAGAGAAATTCAGGAAACAGTTTACAGCTCAGGTGGCTCAGGAATAGCAGTACAAGTGCTCAAGTGACTGACTTGGCAGAGAGAAAACCTTCAAAGTGCTTGGAATTGAGAGAGGGCAGCAGGCAAAAAGTCTGCTTATTCTGATTATTTGACTGCACTGCGCGTTTCATCAGTCAACATACCCACCAACTCCTCCAGGAGCTTTGGACCCTCCCCAGCACaacaaggcagcagcagcatttgaagAAAGGGAATCAGTTTTCTACAAACATTAACCAGGGCATTTTGAACTAAGCCCTGGTCTTAGAACAATTGCTGAGGCTTTGAAGCAAGCAGCTGTTGTTTGACAGCAGCCACCAGTGATAAATGTACCACTTCAGAAAAGGATTTACATTAGACTCAGCAAACTCAATTCTGATCTTCTGCCATTTGCAGTCAATTAGATGCATGCTGATGCAAAAAGCAATACCAGATAAGGCTAATTTACAAATCTTTCCAAACAATGTGTAACAACAAAGAAATTGTAAAAGTGGTAGAGCTGCACTGTAGGGCTGTATTGTTTTAAACAGGCTTTTCTGCTCAAAGGTGCAACCCCACAGCAGCTTAAACCAATCAAGTGTTGTTTGCTGCAGCCCCATCTTCCTGCCTGCTCACTGAGCACCAGTGTCTGCACAGAAGGCTGATCCAACTGAAAGCTCAATACTTGAAACGATAAATAAAGACATTCTGTTTCCAGACCAGTTCCCAAAACTGGCTCTCTGTAACAGCAAAAACAGTGGAGCAAGGAAAAAAGTGGAAAGGCATGGGGACAGAGAAGAACCACAGCAGTCTGGTCTTGAATTGATGTAAACTGCTGCAGAGCCACATTCCCTTATACTTCTtttcaacataaatacattttgtttaatCATCCATAGCACACAAACAATGAGAGGGAAAAGGCTTGGGAAAAGAACAGGACCAACAGGACAGACTAACACTGTCCTATCCttgctttgaaaaaagaaagattaggCAGCAGAAGTTCTTAAAATTGCACCAATTCATACATGCAAGAGTATTTCCTCTCCACAAAATATATTCAGAGTATTCCAAACAAGGCAATATCCCTGCACACCCTCACTAAAGAAGCAGTGGACAGTCATAATCAATATCACAGGCCTTTCATATGCTTTCACATTGAAAAATTAAGTATTAGCACATATCACACAGAACTAGAAGGAAACTTGGAgtaaccaaccaaccaaacaaaaaagctgttttcaatGTGAAGCTTAGATAAGGCCTACTTATGGAAAGTAACTGCCTGCAAATTGAAAGAGGTAAAAAACTACTGGTCTGGAAACATGGAACTCCCCTGTCAGTTCTTCAGAGGTCTGTGTACTTCATTTAGTGAGAAGTGAATGACCTCTTAATTCAGGAACCACAGGTAAATGTGAACTAATGACTGCAATACAATTAATTGCATGTATGCCcaccactgcagctgcacagatgCCAGTGGTTAAAAAAATGGGACTGACATCCAAAAATCTCATTTCTACTTCAGGTTCTGCAGACTTGAACATGTCACTTAAATCTAACATGAAATGAGCTCTAATTTATTAAACGCTCAGTATGTCACGTAGCTCAGTGTCTGTAATCTACCAatatctgcaggaaaaaagaagtcagtGTCAGCATGGGGCTTAACTCTGAGTGCTGTTACCAACTGTAACTAGGagacagcttaaaaaaaaaaaaaacaccaaaaccaaaGCTACATAAAAGATTCCCAATATAATAAATGAGGAAGTAATGCACCAGCAAAGTTAAgcattagaaaacagaaaacaaacaaaaaatcatagtTAGATGATACCGTCACTGTACATAccagtgtttcattttttacCATTGCTTGAAGCCAATTGAAATCAACACTTTTAAAGAGGACAGCCACAAATAAACTAGCAGGGGGATACTCGTGTTCAGAAAGTGGAGCTCCTTCTGGGTAAGTCATCCTTATAGTAGTTTTGTTACCAACGTGATCCGTGTATCCTTGAACTGGTGCATCATTTAACCTATAAAAAAACATAGATAGGAACTGTAGTTAATAAGTACAGAGTACAGCCTCATTAAAACATCAGACACTAAGCAAAGAACGTGTCTTTGGCCCACAGATTTCttagcagagcagagcacagtgtTTTCTCAGTATCTCTTTGTTCCTCACTTCACGCACTCATCCACTCCTTATCTTTGAGAAGATGCCAATTCTATTTCTGGAGCAGCTGGCAAAAGTATGACACTTCAAAAGGAAGAGCCTGAATAGAAAAGCAACTTAAACCAGCATTGCAGAATTTCACATTCTTTGCGTTGTGCCAATTCCACcttaaaagggaaaaacacaCAGGCAGTTTCCTGCACAACTGTTTGCACACACACGCACGAGCATTACACACAGAAAAGGCATTCAGATTATCCCTTCTCTACCATACAGGTCAGTGTAGCACACATCCTGTGGGCTCACATCGTTCCAGCTCACCAAGTTTTGGGAAGCTGGCACCCTGCTTGTAAGAACAGTATCAACCCAGCTCTGTCAGTTCTGTGGAACAGTGAAGCACTATGACCTCTTCCTTATCAACAGGAAAGTCGACTTCATGCTGCCAACCCTAACCTCAGagcacatttaatgcaaactcTCTGCCCCCCTCCATGCCAAGATTTGCTCACCTCTGTACCAAAGATACTGACTCACTGCACAAACTCTTTCCTTTGTAAAAGGAAGAAGTCCTACTTCACAAAGCTACTCATGAACGTGCTTGTATTGAATTTGTGATGTTACATGACTCAGATTACAAAGAACAAGAGCTCAAACACTAACACTCAGAACACATGAACACAACTCATATTTTGAACATTAGCAAATATGGATAACTGTAGAGACCACATATCTCAACCAAAAGggggaagacagaaaagaatcTTAAAGGCTACCTCAAAAAGTTTAAATATATGAATGGATAAAAGCAAGGTTGCCTATTTGTCTAGGATCTCATTGGTTCCTGCCTCAACTCTGCCCACATTTTCTGTTATCTGAAGTCCACAAATAATGACATGGAATGTGAACACAAAATTGGAATTCTATCCATTCACAAACACATTTCACAAAAACCACTTTCAGAAGAAGTCTGAAATGTTGCATAAGAAGTTGGAGATGTTTTCCCCTCAAAAAGACACATTGGCTAATAAAGTAGTTTGaatctttaaatagaaaatacataCCTTATAACAATATCATACTGATTCAGTAAGTGGCCTAGCTCTGATCCATACAGAATTCCACCACTGCCAATAACAACACAACGCTTACAGTGTTTTGACTTCAAATCCTCTGGCAAATCGTGCTCTGGTAAGAGTTCGAGAAGCTTTTTAAGCTTATCAAAGAACCTGTGGAATCCAAACGGAGGTCCATACTTAAATAAAGCTTCATCATCAtctatattttttcctacaaagGGAGGTATGTCCATGCTGTATTTCTCTGCAAATAACTTTCCCATTGCTTTTTTCACATACGAAGGTCGGCACTGCTCCTGCAACACAGCACTGGCATATTGTTGTgctctctgaaagaaaacatacacAATTTCAGTTTCAGGAATAGGAGAAAAACTTAATGCAACCCTCCAGCAATTGAGCAAACAGAGTTTCATAAAAAGAACTTCAACATGGAAGTACAAGGCATTTTCAAGCAGTCGCTGAATAACGAGCAGCTCAGGGTGAAAACCTGCAAGTGAATGAGATGATTGGACAGAGACTATCTGGACAGGAGTTTTTCTGAAGAATAGATTAAGTCAGTAAAAGAGGTTAGTGAAAACTATACTTTCTTCAAGAGAGATCTTCCCTAAAATCTGTTGGAGAGTTCTTGTTAAAAACAATGTGAAATTACCCTCACCCGCGCAATTCAGCAGTGAGACTGCAAGGGGAATTCTACTTCACTGCTCAACTGTGTGACCTGAATACTGCCCGTCCTAAGCTTTCAGCAGAGACACACCAGCTGGTTAAAAGTTCTGTCAAATGGCAGCCTGGATTTGCTTTACtaatcaaaacaaagcaacacttCTCCCCAGAGAACTAATAGCTAATGACTAAAACACAACTTGAAGAGGAATGCAAAGTGGAGGAGTTTTAGGTCTTCTTTCAAAACACAAATCGCCAAAATAAAAAGGGCTGTGGTACCCAGTTAAACAGAAAGCTTAAGCTGTAAGATAAACTACGATTGATCTGTCTCATTAAACAAGTTAATCACGCATAATTTTCATAACTACGTACTGGCAAGCCAgcatctgaaagcaaagaataagaaaaaacagcaaaggtAATATTTTTTGTCACTTAAAAATACATCCTTTAGCATATCCTCTTCCCTGATGTAATTCTGCTTATCTTTCATCCACTTTAAttcaaactaaacaaacaaacacgaAACAACCACCACCAATGAAACTACAGTAGCAAAAGTTGGGGGTGGGGGATGCAGTCCCACCCCAGATCCAGATCTGTTGCTCTCTCAGTTCCCCTTCTGTACTGCTAAGGAAAGGGAAGTGCATATCTGGGTGCGGAAAGAGCAGCATGGGAAGCAAGTTGAGCATCGTCCGTGGGGAGGGGGAtttgttcttgtgttttcttaaaatagcTTAATGCACATAGTATCTCTGCtacaaaaacaatgcacttCTTCCTGGGCACATCACAACGGAGCAACTTCATACTGCACTTCACCAGCATCTGCATCTTCAGGAGAGCCTCATTTTTAAGGCTGACAGCTAATAGCAATCACCAGCTGCTCCAAACAGTTTCAATTGGCCACTACCTAGCTAGACAAAAATGCAATATTATTTCCTCCTCCTGCATCTAGCATAAACAAAATGAATCATGGGACAGCAATACGTGCATGCCCACATAAACTTCAGGCTTGCTTGGCTTACAGTGGATGTTGTTTGGAAGCAAGAAAGCGTtaccaagaaaagaaataaatcaaatgagaagcaaagagaaggcaaagaGATTCACAAGGTGAACCTGTAAAATACCTACTAAGTAAggtgggaggtggggaaggaaggatgCACAGGCAGCGATGCTGAAGGCTTCTGCTAAATATAAATTGTCTCAGGGCTGAgacattcagaaacagaaatgtaacaACCCCAAGCTAAGTAATGTATTATAAAGAGCAAGCAGGTCAAGtagcaaaggcagaaaaacaacaggaagaacagagagaaacCTTTACTGATCTCTGTTATACGAGCTTAAAAGCCATATGCAAAACTGCACATGAAGTATTTGCTAACCTTaacaaataaacacataaataaagAGCTGCGCTCTCCTACACATTTGATGTATGAATCCAAAAACGTGAGAGCATCTAGGAGGTAAAGCAGACTGGGGAACTGGCTTAAGTAAGAATAAACTTTTGGTTTAACACGTTGGCTCAGGGtggcttctttttcatttgcacAAATTTTCTGAACACAAAAGTTGGCACTGATGCAACAGAAAGGCAAACAGAGAGGAGCAGGGGAGATAACTCCCTGAAACTAAGTGTCAGCAGAAGGCTCACAGAAAACTGCTCTCCCTGGCAACTTTGGGCTGTCTCCTCACAgtcccctgccctgctgctgcatggagccAGCTGAGCAGCTGTGGCCTCGCCTGGGCTCTGGGTCCCTATGCAGGaagcccagctgcagctgcctttgTGGCATGCATGCAGGTCATTGCTCCAGCACCAACCCAGAGAACGAAGCATGCAGCAATCCTATAACCCTTATAACTGTCATAGCAACTATTAATAACACTTTATTTCAACCAAgtagaagaacaaaacaaaaaaccaagacACTGACCTTTACGCGATCAAAGTCCACATACGGTGTTTTTGTTCTGTCACATTCTTCAGggtaaaaatgtaatttgagGATATAAAGGAAGCACCCTCCAATCACAAACAGTGCAAGAAATCTAAAAGACAAATGGGTTTATGCAGGGGttaggagaggggaaaaaaagaatcactttTTCCAGCAACCCACCAACTGCTAAATGagtctgttttttaattaggaCAGTTGAAGAAGTTCAGATGGATATTTGCATTTGATTCAAACCAACAAATTTATGTCATTCTTCCTCCAATCTTTTACAGCTCCTCAGAGCTACGCACAGGAAAGTATGAAAACACAGATTGCTTCGATAAGAAAACCATTGCATACTGACACTTCGGTGTTATGAAGTTCTCTACCCACATtcacatattttaaatgcatctcTGGTGGGCCAAACACTTCTCCTCATGTACAGAAACCAAGATATTACTTCTCTTTTCATACCATAAaggaaatactattttaaaatacGTCTTTTCATGCaagttaaaaaaaggaaagaaacctcAAATTGCAAAGTTTTCAGCTAAGAGGCATCGTTCGCAAGCAACACCCTCAGCTCACAGGCAGCCTAGAATGCAACACTTCGATGCTCGAGTTTATACTGAGGAGCCTAATTtcactatttc
Proteins encoded in this window:
- the ST3GAL5 gene encoding lactosylceramide alpha-2,3-sialyltransferase, which gives rise to MKMRRPIWFLKGTRKFLALFVIGGCFLYILKLHFYPEECDRTKTPYVDFDRVKRAQQYASAVLQEQCRPSYVKKAMGKLFAEKYSMDIPPFVGKNIDDDEALFKYGPPFGFHRFFDKLKKLLELLPEHDLPEDLKSKHCKRCVVIGSGGILYGSELGHLLNQYDIVIRLNDAPVQGYTDHVGNKTTIRMTYPEGAPLSEHEYPPASLFVAVLFKSVDFNWLQAMVKNETLSLWIRLFFWKEVAKKIPFTSKQFRILNPVIVKETALDILEFPKPRSIFWGWDKNVPTIGVMAVVLATHLCDEVSIAGFGYDLNQPSTPLHYYNNLCMAAMNRQTMHNVTGETKLLQKLVKEKVVKDLTGGIHCEFCNKDS
- the ST3GAL5 gene encoding lactosylceramide alpha-2,3-sialyltransferase isoform X4 yields the protein MLSDDNSVKLKSDCLPPVQWCKVAAHEDEKTNLVFKRFLALFVIGGCFLYILKLHFYPEECDRTKTPYVDFDRVKRAQQYASAVLQEQCRPSYVKKAMGKLFAEKYSMDIPPFVGKNIDDDEALFKYGPPFGFHRFFDKLKKLLELLPEHDLPEDLKSKHCKRCVVIGSGGILYGSELGHLLNQYDIVIRLNDAPVQGYTDHVGNKTTIRMTYPEGAPLSEHEYPPASLFVAVLFKSVDFNWLQAMVKNETLSLWIRLFFWKEVAKKIPFTSKQFRILNPVIVKETALDILEFPKPRSIFWGWDKNVPTIGVMAVVLATHLCDEVSIAGFGYDLNQPSTPLHYYNNLCMAAMNRQTMHNVTGETKLLQKLVKEKVVKDLTGGIHCEFCNKDS
- the ST3GAL5 gene encoding lactosylceramide alpha-2,3-sialyltransferase isoform X1, with amino-acid sequence MRRRSARAEPSAGRESRGGPGSGRPLRAAMLSDDNSVKLKSDCLPPVQWCKVAAHEDEKTNLVFKRFLALFVIGGCFLYILKLHFYPEECDRTKTPYVDFDRVKRAQQYASAVLQEQCRPSYVKKAMGKLFAEKYSMDIPPFVGKNIDDDEALFKYGPPFGFHRFFDKLKKLLELLPEHDLPEDLKSKHCKRCVVIGSGGILYGSELGHLLNQYDIVIRLNDAPVQGYTDHVGNKTTIRMTYPEGAPLSEHEYPPASLFVAVLFKSVDFNWLQAMVKNETLSLWIRLFFWKEVAKKIPFTSKQFRILNPVIVKETALDILEFPKPRSIFWGWDKNVPTIGVMAVVLATHLCDEVSIAGFGYDLNQPSTPLHYYNNLCMAAMNRQTMHNVTGETKLLQKLVKEKVVKDLTGGIHCEFCNKDS
- the ST3GAL5 gene encoding lactosylceramide alpha-2,3-sialyltransferase isoform X3 is translated as MRRRSARAEPSAAMLSDDNSVKLKSDCLPPVQWCKVAAHEDEKTNLVFKRFLALFVIGGCFLYILKLHFYPEECDRTKTPYVDFDRVKRAQQYASAVLQEQCRPSYVKKAMGKLFAEKYSMDIPPFVGKNIDDDEALFKYGPPFGFHRFFDKLKKLLELLPEHDLPEDLKSKHCKRCVVIGSGGILYGSELGHLLNQYDIVIRLNDAPVQGYTDHVGNKTTIRMTYPEGAPLSEHEYPPASLFVAVLFKSVDFNWLQAMVKNETLSLWIRLFFWKEVAKKIPFTSKQFRILNPVIVKETALDILEFPKPRSIFWGWDKNVPTIGVMAVVLATHLCDEVSIAGFGYDLNQPSTPLHYYNNLCMAAMNRQTMHNVTGETKLLQKLVKEKVVKDLTGGIHCEFCNKDS
- the ST3GAL5 gene encoding lactosylceramide alpha-2,3-sialyltransferase isoform X2, with product MFLTPEPVCTSPNGKSMLSDDNSVKLKSDCLPPVQWCKVAAHEDEKTNLVFKRFLALFVIGGCFLYILKLHFYPEECDRTKTPYVDFDRVKRAQQYASAVLQEQCRPSYVKKAMGKLFAEKYSMDIPPFVGKNIDDDEALFKYGPPFGFHRFFDKLKKLLELLPEHDLPEDLKSKHCKRCVVIGSGGILYGSELGHLLNQYDIVIRLNDAPVQGYTDHVGNKTTIRMTYPEGAPLSEHEYPPASLFVAVLFKSVDFNWLQAMVKNETLSLWIRLFFWKEVAKKIPFTSKQFRILNPVIVKETALDILEFPKPRSIFWGWDKNVPTIGVMAVVLATHLCDEVSIAGFGYDLNQPSTPLHYYNNLCMAAMNRQTMHNVTGETKLLQKLVKEKVVKDLTGGIHCEFCNKDS